The window GGACTTTGCCGTTTGCACTGCTTTTAATACATTTTCCGAATTTCCGCTGGTTGTGATTGCTATTAATACATCGCCTGGTTTGCCTAAAGCCTCGATTTGCCGGGAAAATATGAATTCAAATCCCCTGTCATTTGATTGAGCTGTGATTAGTGAAGTATCTGTCGTTAAGGCAAGAGCCGCAATCGCCGGCCTATTTAATTCCAAACGACACACCATTTCCGTTGCTAAATGTTGAGCATCAGCCGCACTGCCGCCATTTCCACAAAACAGGATTTTACCGCCACATTTCAGGGATTGAATGGCTATGTTTGCGATCTCTGCAATTAAAGAAGAAAGCTTTTCAGCAACACGGATTTTAACTTCTGAACTTTCTCTAAGTTCGGAACGGATGGATTCAAGATGGGAGTGGTTCATGGTTCACGTATTAGACCAAATTTCCGTTTCAGCGCTTGCCACCGCCTGGAGCCGTTGTTTCGTTCTTCAAATGCAATGGGCTCGGATTTGATTAACTCATCACCTAGAATGGCACGAATAGGATTCATTTCAAACAAAACTTCGGCTTTACTTAGTCCATATTGACTTGAAACTAAATTATATGCTTTTTTTAAAGATATGGAACGTGATCGAATATCATGGCCATCGGAAGCAACGAAATGAACCAAATCATGTTCAAGAAGTTCCTGAGC is drawn from candidate division KSB1 bacterium and contains these coding sequences:
- a CDS encoding D-sedoheptulose 7-phosphate isomerase, translated to MNHSHLESIRSELRESSEVKIRVAEKLSSLIAEIANIAIQSLKCGGKILFCGNGGSAADAQHLATEMVCRLELNRPAIAALALTTDTSLITAQSNDRGFEFIFSRQIEALGKPGDVLIAITTSGNSENVLKAVQTAKSRKMQTVAFSGMGGGKIINMVDYGLTVPSSNAQRIQEAQITIGHIFCGLVEKELVEQSKEEISI